The Carettochelys insculpta isolate YL-2023 chromosome 23, ASM3395843v1, whole genome shotgun sequence genome has a window encoding:
- the TNFRSF9 gene encoding tumor necrosis factor receptor superfamily member 9 isoform X1 — translation MGRDLAPLLPAAALVLCLALGAPSPALVPPCPPGTYFACAGCARGPAADCSPCPAGTFSSTRAAHATCTPCRTCEGKFTYKRNCSSTVDAECACKDGFHCIGKDCSKCGENCAVGQEPTEEGCHACPNGTFNNQINGLCRQWKKCLPDKILVNGTNRSDVVCRQPSETTTPAIASIIIPIHVQGKDLQMVTVGITVTVAVVVCITFLLPLCVCLSIYSKKKLPVLFKKMKVIPEQSTQEEDACSCRFPEEEQGDCDDCSKSKLFKDSSVN, via the exons ATGGGACGCGACCTCGCTCCTCTTCTGCCGGCGGCGGCGCTGGTGCTGTGCCTGGCCCTAGGCGCGCCGAGCCCCGCGCTTGTACCGCCCTGCCCGCCCG GCACGTACTTCGCCTGCGCGGGCTGCGCCAGGGGCCCAGCGGCAGATTGCAGCCCGTGCCCCGCAGGCACCTTCTCCAGCACGCGGGCGGCACACGCGACCTGCACCCCCTGCCGCACGTGTGAAG GAAAATTCACATATAAAAGGAATTGTTCTTCAACAGTGGATGCAGAATGTGCATGTAAGGATGGGTTTCACTGTATTGGAAAAGACTGTTCAAAATGTGGAGAAAACTGTGCAGTAGGTCAGGAGCCTACTGAAGAAG GTTGCCACGCTTGCCCAAATGGGACATTCAACAATCAGATCAATGGTCTTTGCAGACAATGGAAAAA ATGCCTTCCAGATAAGATCCTGGTGAATGGGACTAATAGGAGTGATGTGGTTTGCAGACAACCTTCAGAAACAACAACTCCAGCCATTGCTTCTATCATAATCCCTATCCATGTACAAG GGAAGGATCTTCAGATGGTCACTGTTGGCATCACAGTTACTGTAGCCGTGGTGGTATGCATAACGTTTCtgctgcctttgtgtgtgtgcctCAGCATCTACAGCAAAAAGAAACTACCTGTTCTTTTCAAGAAAA TGAAGGTAATACCTGAGCAATCGACTCAGGAGGAGGATGCCTgcagctgccgctttccagagGAAGAGCAAGGAGACTGTGATGACTGTAGCAAATCCAAACTATTCAAAGATTCCTCGGTGAATTAG
- the TNFRSF9 gene encoding tumor necrosis factor receptor superfamily member 9 isoform X2 — protein sequence MGRDLAPLLPAAALVLCLALGAPSPALVPPCPPGKFTYKRNCSSTVDAECACKDGFHCIGKDCSKCGENCAVGQEPTEEGCHACPNGTFNNQINGLCRQWKKCLPDKILVNGTNRSDVVCRQPSETTTPAIASIIIPIHVQGKDLQMVTVGITVTVAVVVCITFLLPLCVCLSIYSKKKLPVLFKKMKVIPEQSTQEEDACSCRFPEEEQGDCDDCSKSKLFKDSSVN from the exons ATGGGACGCGACCTCGCTCCTCTTCTGCCGGCGGCGGCGCTGGTGCTGTGCCTGGCCCTAGGCGCGCCGAGCCCCGCGCTTGTACCGCCCTGCCCGCCCG GAAAATTCACATATAAAAGGAATTGTTCTTCAACAGTGGATGCAGAATGTGCATGTAAGGATGGGTTTCACTGTATTGGAAAAGACTGTTCAAAATGTGGAGAAAACTGTGCAGTAGGTCAGGAGCCTACTGAAGAAG GTTGCCACGCTTGCCCAAATGGGACATTCAACAATCAGATCAATGGTCTTTGCAGACAATGGAAAAA ATGCCTTCCAGATAAGATCCTGGTGAATGGGACTAATAGGAGTGATGTGGTTTGCAGACAACCTTCAGAAACAACAACTCCAGCCATTGCTTCTATCATAATCCCTATCCATGTACAAG GGAAGGATCTTCAGATGGTCACTGTTGGCATCACAGTTACTGTAGCCGTGGTGGTATGCATAACGTTTCtgctgcctttgtgtgtgtgcctCAGCATCTACAGCAAAAAGAAACTACCTGTTCTTTTCAAGAAAA TGAAGGTAATACCTGAGCAATCGACTCAGGAGGAGGATGCCTgcagctgccgctttccagagGAAGAGCAAGGAGACTGTGATGACTGTAGCAAATCCAAACTATTCAAAGATTCCTCGGTGAATTAG
- the PARK7 gene encoding Parkinson disease protein 7, producing the protein MVSKRALVILAKGAEEMETVIPTDVMRRAGIKVTVAGLTGKEPVQCSRDVFICPDASLEDARREGPYDVVVLPGGNLGAQNLSESPAVKDVLLDQESRKGLIAAICAGPTALLAHGIGFGRKVTTHPLAKDKMMTGEHYKYSESCVEMDGNLLTSRGPGTSFEFGLAIVEILMGKEVADQVKAPLILKD; encoded by the exons ATGGTCTCAAAAAGAGCCTTAGTTATTCTGGCTAAAGGAGCAGAGGAGATGGAAACAGTTATTCCCACTGATGTAATGAGAAGGGCTGGA ATAAAGGTGACTGTTGCAGGTTTAACAGGAAAAGAACCAGTGCAGTGTAGCCGAGATGTCTTCATTTGTCCTGATGCCAGTCTAGAAGATGCCAGAAGAGAG gGGCCTTATGATGTTGTGGTCCTGCCAGGTGGTAACCTAGGAGCTCAAAATTTGTCAGAG TCTCCTGCCGTGAAAGATGTTTTGTTGGATCAGGAGAGCAGAAAAGGCCTGATTGCTGCTATTTGTGCAG GTCCTACTGCCCTGCTGGCACATGGGATTGGTTTTGGGAGGAAAGTTACAACACACCCTTTGGCCAAAGATAAAATGATGACTGGAG AACACTACAAGTACTCTGAAAGCTGTGTGGAAATGGATGGGAACCTTCTCACCAGCCGTGGTCCTGGCACCAGCTTTGAGTTTGGCCTGGCAATTGTTGAAATACTGATGGGAAAGGAGGTGGCTGATCAAGTGAAGGCTCCTCTTATATTGAAAGATTAG